The segment TGTCAGCACTGGAAAGAGAATTGGCTTTTGGAACCTTTTGGCaaagtttttgttgttgtcagCTGTTTGTTTCCCTAACTTTCTGAAGGTTCAGAACAgaaactagggaaaaaaaaaaacaggatgaaaTGAGTGGTAAAGAGTATTAGCGCTTTTAGGAAAAGAGTTATGGTGCCTGCAGAAGTCCCTTCTGATAAGTTAAGACTTATGTTTCTAATGAATTTCACTGCACTGTGGTCTTGTCTGCACTGGGGAGACATGAAAAGAACGAAAATACTTTCCTCCAGTGGCACTGTGcaattttagtttaaaaatggCAGTCTGTGCCTGGTCTTGGGACTTGCAGCATCACAGCACagatataaaagaaaagcttgttAGACAAAAAAcggggagaaaaaagaaagaagcttgGCAGTTAGTCTGTGGCTGGGAATACTAACCACATCCAAGTGAAATATGCTTATAGGGGAGGGTGGAGCGGGGAGACTATGTGTGTACAATGACTAGAAAACAGCATCTTGAGACtccattctttcttcttttctcttagGTTATTTTGATGCTCATGCTTTGGCTATGGACTATCGGAGTCTAGGGTTTCGAGAGTGCCTGGCTGAAGTTGCTCGATACCTTAGTATTATAGAGGGTCTGGATGCCTCTGATCCTCTGCGAGTTCGACTTGTGTCTCATCTCAATAACTACGCCTCTCAACGAGAAGCAGCAAGTAGTGCACACACTGGCATTGGACACATTCCTTGGGGCACTGCCTTTGGACATCACCCTCACCTATCTCACCCGTTGCTGCTGGCTCAAAACGGGCATGGTAATACCAGTACTACGGCATCTTCCACAGAACCACATCACCAGACCAGAATTGCCGCCCCACACGCTGAAACTTCCTCACTCAGAGTGCCCCCAAATGGCAGCGTTGGACCAGTGCTCCCCATGGTCACATCTACTACCAAActgtctcctcctcttctctcctccatgGCATCTCTGTCTGCGTTCCCTTTTTCGTTTGGCTCCTTCCATCTGCTGTCCCCCAACGTGCTGAGCCCATCTGCACCAACACAGTCAGCAACCCTTGGCAAACCATACAGACCCTGGGGGACTGAGATTGGAGCCTTCTAAGGACTAACTGTTTAGTAAGGGTGGGGAAGCCTACAAACCTAGCTGAGCTGGGTTATGCCTCGCTTAAAGTTGAAGTTCTTAATAACTGGGACAAAGGTACAGCTTCACCTTAACTAAGTTTGTCTAAAAACtgtctctgattttttttgttttgttttcatttttgtattagcaattttttttaaatagttgcTGAAGTTgtccaaaaataaaattacaatagTGGTTGTTAACACTTGTGTTAGATCTGTGCCAAGCATTTAAATCACTTTTGTAAAcagtttgtttaaaatgtttcatttctcctAAGTATGTAAGACCGTCTTTCTATGAAGAGATTTCACCTCCTATTGTTGGCAACGGCCTAGTTTAGTTATTAATTTTTCCAAGACCACTCTTCTCAGCATTAACAAGCTGTGGTTTTGATAGTATTTTGAGATTgaaattttctataaaaattactctttttgtAAACTATATTTGAGTCTTATATTTCTGAACAAAGCGTTGACAAATCAGATGAACCAGCTTGTCCAGCTTTATCTAAGAGCccaatttctcttccttctgcagcacTTTGATATATTTGGTGGTCTTATCCTAGTCCCTAGTGGACGTTCAGTCACATCACAGAAGCACTGTGCTATTTCTTCTACCAAAAGGAGCAGTGTGTGCTTTAGAGCAAACTGTAGAGTGGGGAGGGTCCAAAAGCCAAATTACACGCTATATTGGTGATGGGTTTAGTTGCTGGGGAAGTGAAGGCAAAAGGTAAGTTGTCACCTGCAGTACTCTTCCGGTCCGAGCTGGTCATATGCATGTTCATTTCATAGGGCCAGATTCTGCTTTTGAGTTACAGTGGAGTAGTTGTTCTATTGTGCCGTATTCTTGGATAACTGGGATCAGACTCTTTCCCTCTGTGAGCTTTAAATTTGCACCTGAAACGGCTAATGCTGGTATGTAAATAGCAAATGGGATGGTACAGTGGTAAGACGTTCAGTGCACAGCCTTGTTGCTTAACAGATGTATCCTAagagtttgatttttctgttgtgttttactTCTAAGTGCAGTTCAGTGCTACTCCTCATTTTGTAAGGGCTCTGCTGcattcttgtgtgtgtgtgtgtgtgcctgtacATGTATAGTTTGGTTGATTTCATGAGAATCTTAATCTGAAGAGGTTTATCTAGTGAGTTCCACTGGATGGGGTTTGACTGCTCTTGTATTTGTGttaaataaaggagaaagaacaaagtattttaaatgacatGCTTGTCTGATATATATCAGTGAAGAATTCTGTGCCTCTGGGTATCATGGAAGGTGTCAAACAATTGCTACTTAATCCTGTTGTGGGTattgaatttactttttttctcagatatGGCATACTTAGCTATATGAGCTGAGTACATAAAGAACTGCAATGCCTCAGAATAACCgtcaaggaaaggaaaacgTAGGATTCGTTTTGCGTGTCACTTTTACTTGCTTGGCAGCATGTAGTCAGGTAGTGAAGACACCACAGTTACTGCTAAAGAAGAGGTTAAAGCTGCAGTGCACCTGAATGTTCTTACTAACTTGTATTAGTATTAAAAAGTGATCATCTTTAGAAATGCAGAGCCCTTTCCTGTCTAACTTATGAAATCTTTATCTGACCTATAGCTCTGTAACATAAAAATTTTGTACGTAAGTCTGgattggctcatgttcagtgcTTTAGTGCAGAATCTACCCAAGGTCTCCAACTGATCCTGTGTTTGTTACTGAGCGGTACTACTAGTGTCTTACACTTTTTCTTGAAGTAACAACCTGACAGGCTAATGCGTAGATATAGGTTTTTCTCCAGATGTGGTCTGTCCTAGCTGCAAATATCTACCTGCAGAACACTGACAATTTTCTTGGGTGTATCTCACTTCTTTTCTGTGCAATTGAATTTATAGTATACTTGTGTTGGTAAATGGCACATCCTTGTCTGGATTTAGCTCTGCCAGAATAGCAGAAAGAGCTCGGCCCTGTGGGAGACGAGACCTTTGTTTAAAGAGGGGCTCTTGGGCCAATTAAGGAGTGGCATTGATGAGAGGCTTTCTCGGAAGGATTGCCATGAGCCTggaaggagggggagggcaTTCAAGTGCATAACCTTGTTTTACCTTCCTCCCTGAGCTGTAGGGAACATTGCtagaaatgaaacacaaaactCTGTGGGAGCTGGACATACATAGATGTTACTGAGGAGAGATTGTAGAGCATAGTATTTTCGtgtagaaacataaaataagagGCTCTAAAATTCCAAAGCTAGTTTCCTTTTCACAGTGTGTATTGTCTCCTGTTTAACTGTgctctgccctgtccctggTAAGTTTTTATACCAAATTAACAGCTCCTACCTAGAAGACTGCTATAGTACGCACAACTCTTCTTTAGATCTTTTAATAAATGGCAGTGCTCCTCAGCCTTTTAATGGTTATTTCATTGACATTCAAATGATTTTGCCTGCCTCTAAATAGCTGGCTCTTTTGTGCAGAAAGACCCctataattatttttgtccCACTGTCCTACTCCTGAACGgacttcagaagcagaaagtgCAATAAAAGTTTAGCTGCTTGTATTTGCTTCCGTATCCACTATCTTCTCTTTGCATTGCTAATAGCAAAGGTATTCATGAAAAGTACTAATTTTATTAAACTTTTGCAGTAGGTCTGTAATTTTTACAGACTCAAAATCTACTGATTGTTATAGTAAAAAGAGGTGAACAAATTGTAAGAACTCACAAAAAACTAGTAATTCAAATGGGAAAAGCATGGACCAGAAGTTGAAGCAGCAGGATTACAAGTGCAGGGCTGTATTACTACTTGCGCTACTAAATTAGTAAGTCATGCTTATTTCGCCAGCTATGAAAATGGGATGGCAGTGCTTGTTCTCCTTTCATCAAGAGACAGTGAGAGTTGGAAGTTTTCTATATGAAcaacaaatgctattttttcctcaaaaattaCAATTCTGAGACGTTCTGCtatttttctgtcctgcagGATGCTAGGTTCCCAAAGGCAAACtgagaaaggcaaaataagATTGCTGCTATAGATGACAGATATCTCCTGAGCCCAGAACATTTACTTGTTTACCCTATTGCAAAAGAACAATTAAGGAGCACAAGCTTAACTGGAGGGatgacagagaagaaaggaaatacataTGTGACTTGATCCCATGAACCCCCAACTACCTTCAGTTGCTTTGGATGAACTGTGTCTGTCCGGAAATCCTCAGGCTAAAGCTTTGTGTGGGATGTAAGACGATGCGGTATTTCATATAAGCTAATATTATCTTTCTTTATCAAGGAAGCTGGATTTGAGTGCAAACTAAATTTCAGAGGCTGGTAAATACTGCAGAAAACCAGATACAAACCTTTGGAAATGCGTTCTGTGCTTTGGCATAAAGGAATAGCTCAGGAAAATGACACATTTTAGCTTTTGGAAAGAAGCTGTCAGTAGTTCTTAGGAGTTTCTGTTCACTGCTCCCATCTTAACACTAGTAGCATGACAGAGTTTATTAGGATCATGCTGAAAACCCCATGAATCCTGGCTATTGCTCTCTTCACTCACACGTCAGCATGTGAGTCCCCAGGTGACAGGAGCCTTCCTAGACTATTGCATAGTGGTGGGAAGCctgccaggtttttttttttttttcccaagcaacAAACAAGCCCAAATGAGCACAGACAAACTGAAATCCGTCTTCCTGTTTTATATTGTGTGCATATTCACAAGCGCGTCTTGCCAGAAACTCCCAGTTTGGATTGAAACATACTCTATATGGAGCTGAAAGTCTGCAGTGAAAAATGTGGAGATTATGGGCTTTGAACTGGAAGGCAACAGAAATGATTTACAAAGCCCTTTTCTGAAGCCTTACatgaaaggctgcagagatgGGCTGTGGTACTTGTGACTCAGGACGCTGAGGCATGAATATGTCCATGTATTAACCAGCCTGCCTGACCTTGTAGAGCAGTGTGCACTTTGCCTGTAACCGAATGCCTGTCTCTCTACTTGCCCagcttataaataaaaattacagtcCCTTTCTTCTGGAGCCAGGAGATGCAGGCATTGACTCATGCTTGCAATATAGGAGCTTGACTGCAGTAATAAATGTTGAAATGCCAATGCCTAGTAAGATACTGACACTTGTAGGTGTCTTTTGGGAGTATGAGAAGTTAATTTGGTGAAAGCTTTTATTAAGGATGTGCTTGAGTATTGTATGTTGTTCTTTCTAATCCCACACAATTTTTTCTCTGGCAAATTCTGCTAATTATTCCTGCAGCTTGAAGGAGTGGACCAAACAGCCTTGCTTTGACCTGTGCTGTGCAGCCCACCCAAGCCTTCCCAGAAAAGCAAAGTTCATAGACAGAGgttcttttccagctgttttttctttcttttttttttttttttttttattcagtgcaTCACATAACACAGCTGCATAATGCAGGAGGGGCTTATTTAAATGCTCAAAACAGGTGAGCACTAGAGGCTTCTAGAGCCCTTAACTGTATTGTGTTGCTTGGACCTTTTCAGAGTCTTTTGCCAGGCTGCTTTCCTCAGGAGAAGCCTCCTGGGAAGCAAGTTAGGGTAACTGGAGCCAGCTCTGCACAACTTTTGCACACCTTCTGCACTCTGGCTCATTGGGGCAGCCTCAGTACCCGCAGACCTCTGCAGACCACTCTTTTTGTCTCTATATTGGAAAGACTTCCTGGGGATTTTCAGGTGGCTTGTATTTCTCTAAGGTAAGCTGTAAAATCTAGGTACAGACAGTAGTAACAGGTTAAACACTGACAGTACGTATGTTTCTCTGGTTTGAGctgctttcacagaagaaaggaTGTTGCAGTAGAAAAGCGGGTGGAATAGCTCTGTGAGAGAATGgcagggagagagcaggaaggaaggcTGCTGTGTAGGATCAGAGGAAAACCGAGGCTGTGAACAGATGAATGAAGAGCTGCATTGTTTGCATTGCCCCTTGCAAAGATACGGAAACAGATGATGTCAGATGACAAAATAAGCTGTATGCAAGTATGTAACAGATTCAGAGTGGGCAAGGTAATACTCTTAGTATTCAAAATTTTGCTCAGGAAGTCAGAATCGGATGAGCAACATGCAAAGATGGAGGCATATAATTTAAAACCAGTAAGATGCTGAAACAAATGCGTGTGAACATCTTCATTGAATTTGATGGGTCATCTCACATGCTAGGGAGCAACCAGGGCTCAGATGGGCTATTGCTGGCCTTAAGAATGCATCACAGCGTGAGTTACTGGTTGCACTTGTTCAATCTGATCAAGTGAGTATAAGGAGGTCAAGGAATTAAAGCATGGTGGGTGCCTGAGAGGGGGGCTTGTGACCCAACTTGACAGAGAGTTTAAAACCTCGGGATAACTGATATGAGCTCCAAATGACTGGCAGCCATTTACACAAATGACTTAGCCTTTATCAGAAGTTAACACCTAGCCGTGGGTGCAGCTGCTTAGTTCCTGGATTTCGATATAGTGGTTTTGGGCATGCGTTAGCCATCTGTGTAGGTATGAGGTCTCCTTCACCATCAGGTGAGTGGGGCACATGCATGTTCAGACCAGTAGCGGAAAACTAGCTCTTCTAGTGAAAGCCTGCTTCTGAGGTAAGGGACATCTCGTAGGGAGAACGCAGAGTTGGTAACTTGCTTCGTATTCTATATGTGCTATTGATAGTGCAGATAATAACTTGGTAACACTGCTTCTTATTATCAACAAGCCTGTCCTATTTAACAGAGACACCATTTCAGAGGCAGAATTTCAATATCAAAAGATGAAATGAGAATAATTGTCATCTGTTGTTGTTCAGTGATGGTTATGTAAAAGTTTGTGGGATTGGATAGGGATTAAAAATGTAGCAAAAGGAACTGAAGCATGTGCTGTAGGAACTTTCACATGCTACACAGCAGGTAGATCTATTTTTTACCTCATCAGGAAAACATCAATTTGATTGAACAATGTTCCCTGTGTAATGTAGATGCCTAACTGTCTGTAGATTGCCCCTTTGAATTTCTCTGGGATTCATTGCATCTTCTATTAAGAGGAAATTATCAACAACAAGAGGAAATCCTGTACTAGTACTGAATAGTCCTTATTTTAAAGGTACTTCCCTTCTTGTGGGAATTGTATATAATCGGAACAACACTCCATAAAACAGACGAATTATTTTAGAAGGAGACAGGTCagccttttatttaaaaggactGACGTTATTGTACATAAGAAAATCAATTGTTAGAGTGGATGACATTCTTTCATGAGCTGCCTGTACTTCACAAAGGTGGGGCAAAGTTGAAGGCATTGGTAACAGGAAGTTTGGGCTCCTTAGaggttttcatgttttctggAGCATGCAATGACAAAATTACTCTTTCTTCCAAAAGTAGCACCAGGAGTGATAATGATTAAACTATCTTATTAGGAATTGGAGTAGGTGGAGATGTGAATGGTGCACATATTTGTTGGACAAAGTCAAATATCCGTTAAGTTGTTGTGGGCAAGGGTAAACTGCATTAGTCAGTGGTGTGTTGTGAAAGGCATACGAGCAGAAAGAGCAGCTCTTTTGAAGATAAACCCTTAAACCCTTCCCTCCCATTTGGTTTCCATGATCTGGCCCTCTGTacttcagctccagctgcacagaCCTTTTTCTCTGCATAAACCAGTATGGCCTGAGCGAGGGGCAGGTGCAAACCCAACTGAAGCTGAACTACCCTGTGGCCACAACTGTGTCCTGAGATTTGGGGCACCAAATCAACCAAGCACACAGAGAGGTGTGATTGTAGACCTAAAGCTAAATGGTTGTCACTCTCCCATCCTGTTAAATCTGTGCCTGTTTCAGAGAAGAGGTTTGAAATCCCACATGCCCACCCCTGTGAAGCTGTGAAAGCCCTGACTGAGTCAGATATTCATTGAAGAAGATTTCATTGAAAGCAAAGTCAGTTTGGGGGCTTTAAAAATCTTCaggttgttgttgttttaagcAAAGTTTGTCTAGTTGTTATCTCCTCTCTGGGCAGTAAGAAGGCTCCCTGCTTCTCCATGGTGCTGCCAGATGTCTGCTGGCCTCTTTACACAGCCCCCTCAGGCCCGGTCTCATCCTGACACTTAACAGACCGAAGCCTCATTTTCTgcccctgcagcacagcaacatCTCAGGCACAACTTCAGTGACATGGCTGGATGAGAGCCACAGGGGTCCAAGGCTGGGAATTCCCATGGTCTGCCCCCAGGGACAAAGCAGAAGGAGTGACACATCAGGTTTCCGGGTAGAAAAGtccctgctttgcttttttttttttttttttttttttttaaatcttttagcAGCATAGATATCCTTGTAATGTGCTAGCCAGACAGTCTGactttattcattttttaagcaaaaacaGAGCAGTAATGAAATCGTTATTCAGCTTTCACTTTGGCTGTACATTTTCtcatgcaaaaccaaaaaaaggaagTTCAAAATTCCTTCTTATTGCCAATTCCCTCCATGTCGTTTTCATTGCATTGTGTGAGA is part of the Cuculus canorus isolate bCucCan1 chromosome 2, bCucCan1.pri, whole genome shotgun sequence genome and harbors:
- the HEY1 gene encoding hairy/enhancer-of-split related with YRPW motif protein 1, whose product is MGDPVPGRAALLPRAPRRPRPALPAAKRAHPEYSSSDSEELDEAVEVEKESADENGNLSSAAGSASPSATSQILARKRRRGIIEKRRRDRINNSLSELRRLVPSAFEKQGSAKLEKAEILQMTVDHLKMLHTAGGKGYFDAHALAMDYRSLGFRECLAEVARYLSIIEGLDASDPLRVRLVSHLNNYASQREAASSAHTGIGHIPWGTAFGHHPHLSHPLLLAQNGHGNTSTTASSTEPHHQTRIAAPHAETSSLRVPPNGSVGPVLPMVTSTTKLSPPLLSSMASLSAFPFSFGSFHLLSPNVLSPSAPTQSATLGKPYRPWGTEIGAF